CCACGCGACGCGCTTGTCCGGCTCGAACGCGACGACCTTGCTGCGGGTCGCCCAGACGCGCACGCCTTTGCGGTTGACGTTGACCATCAGGCTGCCCTGGCGGGCCGGTCCGCCGCGGATGATCGTCTTGCGTGTCTGCGGGCTCCACTCCGGCATCCGGGACAGGTCGGACACGACCCGCCATACCTCGGCCGGGGGAGCGCCGATCTCGATCGAAACTTCAAGGTTGTTGGGCACGTGGGGGTCCTTGCCGTCCGAGGGTGTTGCGACGCAACTTACCAAGCCGTCGGTTCAATGCCGGTCGCGCTCCCGTACCCGCAGCCCGCTGGCGATCAGCCGCCGGATGAGGATGCCGCCCGGCACCTCCGTCGCTCCCGCCGCGACCGCGTCGGCGTACCGCTCCTGCGGCAGGTCGTAGTGGTCGTGATCGAACAGCCGCGACGGTATGCCGAGAACCGTTGCGAACTCGTGCAGTTCGTCATACGACGCGTCGCTCACCACGTGCGACCACAACGTGCCGTGGGCCGGCCACTGCGGCGGATCGATGAGCACGGTCATGGACTGAGGTTAACTTGGGCCATGCGCACAGACACGGCGATGTATGGCGAGAAGTACCTCGCCCGCGTCGGCCTCACCGGCAGCATCCACCCCGACCGCGACCTGCTCGACGAGCTGCTGGGACGGCACGTCGCGACCATCCCGTTCGAGAACGTCGACAGCTACGCGCCCGCGGACGGCCGGCTCGGTGTGGCGTTGGCGACCGAGCAGCTCGCCGGCAAGCTGCTCGGCGCCGCCGACGGTGGGCCGCGCCGCGGCGGCTACTGCTTCGAGCACGCGGCGCTGCTGCGGCTGGTGCTGCCGGCATACGGCTTCGACGCCCGCACCGCCCTCGGTCGTGTGTACGTCGACCCCGCACTGGCACCCGGCCCGAAGACGCACAACGCCACGGTGGTGCGGTTGGGGGAGCGGGAGCTGCTCGTCGACCCCGGCTTCGGAGGTATGACGCCCACCGCGTCGCTCGACCTGTCCCCGACCGGGACACCGCAGCAGACCTCGCACGGCACCTACCGGGTGGTGCCGATGGCGGCAGCGGGCGTCGACGTGACGGCGGCGCCGGACCTGGACGTGATGCTGCAGACTCGG
This genomic window from Flexivirga oryzae contains:
- a CDS encoding SRPBCC family protein — its product is MPNNLEVSIEIGAPPAEVWRVVSDLSRMPEWSPQTRKTIIRGGPARQGSLMVNVNRKGVRVWATRSKVVAFEPDKRVAWKIKENHAIWSFDLEPIGDGTRTKLIERRDVSGDTTKVSKFLVEKFMGGEEDFEQELTTGMRQTLQRIRLAVESHS
- a CDS encoding DUF4031 domain-containing protein, whose product is MTVLIDPPQWPAHGTLWSHVVSDASYDELHEFATVLGIPSRLFDHDHYDLPQERYADAVAAGATEVPGGILIRRLIASGLRVRERDRH
- a CDS encoding arylamine N-acetyltransferase family protein; the protein is MRTDTAMYGEKYLARVGLTGSIHPDRDLLDELLGRHVATIPFENVDSYAPADGRLGVALATEQLAGKLLGAADGGPRRGGYCFEHAALLRLVLPAYGFDARTALGRVYVDPALAPGPKTHNATVVRLGERELLVDPGFGGMTPTASLDLSPTGTPQQTSHGTYRVVPMAAAGVDVTAAPDLDVMLQTRMDRGGDTQWINLYGLDLGPVVLRDIEALNWYIATAPVSPFVRRFAAALAPEGRRITIAGAVTRSRAVDGSNATTETPLHTVEDFAGALRAVGVDADTAAIERVRARLSAPVDG